DNA from Candidatus Woesearchaeota archaeon:
GAATAAAAAACTAGGCTTTGTTGTGTCTGAATTTAACGCAGATATAACCAAATTGATGGAAACAGTGGGAAAAGAGCATGCCGAATTTCTCGGTATACAAGTAGAAAGAACAATTAAGGTGCCGGGGGCATTCGATATTCCTTTAGCAGTGAAGAATCTTCTTAAAGACAAGGACATCGGCGCTGTTGTGACATTAGGAACAGTAATCCAGGGAGACACGGAGCATGATGTTGTTGTGGCGCAGCATGCCTCAAGAAAAATCATGGACCTAAGCCTGGAATTCGATAAGCCTGTCTCATTGGGAATTTCAGGGCCTAAGATAAGCAGGGCAGAATCCATCGCCAGGATAGAGGAATATTCAAAGAGGGCTGTAGAGACAGCTGTAAAGATGCTGAGGAGGATTACTTGATCTTCTTAAACTCCTCGTCAATCATCTTCTTGGGCCAGCCCTTTTTCTTCAGTATATAGTATATTTCCTTCTTGGTCGTGCCCTTGCCTAGCGCTGCCCTGATGAAATCAGTTAGCGAAATAGCATGCTTCTTTATGTCCTTAGGCTTCATATTTTCTATATCTTCCTCAAACCTGTATATGTCAGACTGCTCAGTCAGTATAAGCTTCCTCAGCTTCCTTATCTCCAATAATATTATCAGCAGAGCCACAAAAAAAAGCATTAAAAAAATAAACATCAGCTCCATTATCGGCATATCTATCCCGAAAACATACATTCCAAATCACCTCTTTATTATTCTTTCCTTGTTTATGAAAATGACAATTGCAGCTATTGCCGCTGCCAGCACAAAAAATGCCCA
Protein-coding regions in this window:
- a CDS encoding 6,7-dimethyl-8-ribityllumazine synthase codes for the protein MNKKLGFVVSEFNADITKLMETVGKEHAEFLGIQVERTIKVPGAFDIPLAVKNLLKDKDIGAVVTLGTVIQGDTEHDVVVAQHASRKIMDLSLEFDKPVSLGISGPKISRAESIARIEEYSKRAVETAVKMLRRIT